A genomic stretch from Rhizobium brockwellii includes:
- a CDS encoding sarcosine oxidase subunit gamma: MRDLPQHKPVLAGAAYNGIPGADIRLEALPEGHLLHVLGAIEPTALAAELVKAGFAKSSIRKAGFRQWFVAGDEPLVPASLDALVAALAGKAFVMDQSHGRVRIGVSGRSSRALLSRGTAVDLDPSVFPDGHSAMTMVGHLSVQIARTGNDSFELTVLRSFAESLWDDLVHMAASAEKDSV, translated from the coding sequence ATGCGTGATCTTCCGCAACACAAACCGGTTCTTGCCGGGGCTGCATATAACGGCATCCCAGGGGCGGACATCCGGCTGGAAGCTTTGCCGGAGGGCCATCTCCTGCATGTGCTCGGCGCAATCGAGCCAACCGCGCTCGCCGCGGAATTGGTGAAAGCAGGCTTTGCGAAAAGTTCGATCCGTAAGGCGGGCTTCCGACAATGGTTCGTCGCCGGCGACGAGCCGCTAGTTCCCGCCAGCCTCGATGCTCTTGTGGCAGCGCTTGCGGGCAAGGCCTTCGTCATGGACCAGAGCCACGGGCGCGTGCGCATCGGCGTTTCCGGCCGTTCTTCGCGGGCGCTGCTCTCAAGGGGGACCGCCGTCGATCTCGATCCTTCCGTCTTCCCGGACGGCCATTCGGCCATGACGATGGTCGGTCATCTCTCGGTGCAGATCGCCCGCACCGGCAATGACAGCTTCGAGCTTACGGTTCTGCGCAGTTTTGCCGAAAGCCTCTGGGACGATCTCGTGCATATGGCGGCGAGCGCTGAAAAGGATAGCGTCTGA
- a CDS encoding CpaF family protein: MVGIARQSIRRENDGNDEQHLNTWIGPHSIDDVLSDRGSDDGDAVRHEHGPGRDAALMKAVSDDAAEQATFQVLTRALDKLLGPIRFLLDDPSVSEILINGTSDIFVERRGKLERADTRFASREDLESAARSIAQFSGKRLTPEEPSVEARLPDGSRVQMIQPPASRTGLCISIRRFLKEHRSIHDLVTQGSLTEQSLSLLQAAVGLQKNVIISGGTGTGKTTMLNALSEAFADHERIIVIEDTSELQIRKEHVVYLEVTKPDRFGRGGASIRDLFRSSLRMRPDRIIVGECRGGEALDMIQAMTSGHSGSLSTVHANTPYDSLHRLETLALMSDIDMPLRPLRAQIASAVDVVVQIARFKRTGRRRVIEISEIKGLNNDGQYIVESIYKLEGDGHSNPDGALLWTGVVPSFAADAVEELQGAERPEWVGAAALHTA, encoded by the coding sequence ATGGTGGGTATCGCCCGCCAGTCGATCCGGAGAGAGAACGATGGAAACGATGAGCAGCATCTTAATACTTGGATTGGTCCTCATTCCATTGATGATGTTCTTTCCGACCGCGGTTCAGATGATGGCGACGCTGTTCGGCATGAGCACGGTCCTGGTCGGGATGCCGCTCTGATGAAGGCCGTTTCCGACGACGCCGCCGAACAGGCGACCTTCCAGGTCCTGACCCGGGCGCTGGACAAGCTGCTCGGGCCGATCCGTTTTCTCCTCGACGATCCGAGCGTGTCCGAAATCCTGATCAACGGCACATCCGACATCTTCGTCGAAAGGCGAGGCAAGCTCGAACGCGCCGATACGCGGTTCGCCAGCCGTGAAGACCTGGAATCGGCCGCGCGCAGCATCGCGCAGTTCTCAGGCAAGCGGTTGACGCCGGAGGAACCGAGCGTCGAGGCCCGTCTGCCGGATGGTTCGCGCGTGCAGATGATCCAGCCGCCCGCCTCCCGCACCGGGCTTTGCATCTCCATCCGCCGCTTTCTGAAAGAACATCGCAGCATCCACGATCTCGTCACCCAGGGCAGCCTGACCGAGCAATCGCTGTCACTGCTGCAGGCGGCCGTCGGGCTGCAGAAGAACGTCATCATCTCCGGCGGCACCGGCACCGGCAAGACGACGATGCTGAACGCGCTGTCGGAAGCCTTTGCCGACCACGAGCGCATCATCGTCATCGAGGACACGTCCGAACTGCAGATCCGCAAGGAACATGTGGTGTATCTCGAAGTGACCAAGCCCGACCGCTTCGGCCGCGGCGGCGCCAGCATCCGCGACCTGTTCCGCTCGTCGCTGCGCATGCGGCCCGACCGGATCATCGTCGGTGAGTGCCGCGGCGGCGAGGCGCTCGATATGATCCAGGCGATGACGTCAGGTCACAGCGGCAGCCTTTCGACGGTGCACGCGAACACGCCCTATGACTCCCTGCACCGGCTGGAAACGCTGGCGCTGATGTCTGATATCGACATGCCGCTTCGGCCGCTGCGCGCCCAGATCGCCTCGGCGGTCGACGTCGTCGTGCAGATCGCCCGCTTCAAGCGCACCGGAAGGCGCCGGGTGATCGAGATTTCCGAGATCAAGGGTCTGAACAATGACGGCCAGTATATCGTCGAAAGCATCTACAAGCTTGAAGGCGATGGTCATTCCAATCCGGATGGCGCACTGCTGTGGACCGGTGTCGTGCCGAGCTTTGCCGCCGATGCGGTCGAAGAATTGCAAGGCGCGGAGCGCCCCGAATGGGTCGGTGCCGCCGCGCTGCATACAGCTTAA